In the genome of Bacillota bacterium, one region contains:
- a CDS encoding type II toxin-antitoxin system RelE/ParE family toxin yields MYEVFLERAARKDLEGLPARVFRQVIACLRGLALDPRPPGARKIVGSDNAWRVRVGEYRVVYEVDDEALRVIVYRVRHRKEAYRGL; encoded by the coding sequence ATGTATGAGGTCTTTCTGGAGAGAGCAGCGCGGAAAGACCTGGAGGGCCTGCCGGCACGGGTCTTTCGGCAGGTGATTGCCTGCCTGCGTGGGCTGGCTCTCGATCCGAGGCCTCCTGGGGCGAGGAAGATAGTCGGCTCGGATAACGCGTGGCGGGTGCGCGTGGGAGAATACAGGGTAGTTTACGAGGTCGACGATGAGGCCCTTCGGGTCATCGTGTACCGGGTGAGGCACCGGAAGGAAGCTTACCGGGGTCTGTGA